The Chitinophaga pinensis DSM 2588 region AAGAATTAGATGGAAGCGCTAATGCGGCTCCGTATTTCAGGCGGTACGCACTCATCTTGGATGTGTCCACTGCAAAATTCACCCAATGATCAGTAGAAGAGGGGGAGCCTGATAAAATCGCCTTGAAATTGACGGTGATAATAGAGTCAGCCTGAATAGACAGCGGCATCACCACGGTATCTTCTCCTGCCTTTAAATCGAAAGCAACGCTGTTATCTGGTAATGCTTCAATGCCTTTTTCTTTAGAGCAGGCAGCTAATAGCATTGTCAGCCAGCATAATATGATGATATAAGATTTAGACATAAATGTAAATATTATGGGTTTTGTGGCATTCCCGGATTAAAACTTAAAACCTGAGTTGGTATTTGCAGCGTATATCGGCTGCTATGCGGAGGTAGTGTGGCAATGACATTCCCGTTGGCATCGTACCTGGTCACTGTTCCCATCCTGTTTTCTTTATCCAGTCTTCGCATGTCGAACCAGCGCAATCCTGAAAATGCCAATTCATGGTTCCTTTCCAGCAGGACTTCCTCCAGTACTTCGTCTTTATCGGAAGATTGAAAAGGCACATAGCTCGATGCGGCAAATCTGTTTTTACGTATGTCATCCAGTTGCTGCAAGGCAACTGACAGCTCTCCATTTCGGGCAGCGTTTTCAGCAATAATGAGTTTCATCTCCTGTATCGACGTACCAGTATTAACATATTGTAGAGATGGCGTAACCTGCAGGGGAATAAATGAAGTTGCTCCCCGGGTTGTATATTGATAATTGTCCAGACTGTAGTACATCCGGGTCACCCGCAGGTCGTTGCCGGCAAAAGAGCGCATAAAATCTAAAGCTGCGGGGAAGTTGCCAAGAACAAATCTGCCATATATAACGTCAGGACGGACGCCTACCTGGTCCGACGTAGGAAGCGGCCCATTCAGGTTGATCATTGTTGCCTGCGTATTATTCAGCGCAAGTTCTGCATTCTTGCTGGCCTCAGTATAGTTACGTGCATAGAAGTAGATCCTGGCCAATAAACTGTATGCTGCTGCACGGGAACCACGCAGTCGGTTCATGCTGTTATTTACCGGCAAATCAGCAAGGGCTTCGTTGGTATCATCAATGATATGTTTGTAGATTTCGTCAACCGTACTTCTCCCTGGTACTGTTTGTGTGACATCATTGGATGTTACAAACGGAACTGCAAGATCTTTACCAGCCGTCATTGAGTCATAAGGATTTCCATATTCATTTACCAGGTAAAAGTATTCCAGCGATCTGCCAAGCAGTGCTTCCGCTCTCAATGCTCTCCTTTGGCTTCCTGTTCCGTTGGTCGCCATATCAATGCCTAAAACAACAGTATTGTAGTGGTTAATGTGTGCATAATGCTCACCCCACAAAACCGGCGCACTAACAACGTCTGATGTAAACTGTAGTGACCAGGTATACAGGAGTTCCTGTGGCGTAGTTGGGGGTGTCGCTGCGTTTACGAAATCGACATTATCAGTCATGAAGTTGGTGTACCCGAAAGGAGCCCCGAAACTATTGGCAAGTGATGGAGCGTTCAACCACTGGTCATAATCGTTCACTGTAGATAAAAGGGTTTTGCCTTTCGGTTGAATATCCAGGTACTTGTCACAGCCGGTGAATACCGAACAACCCAGTATGAGAAAAAGTAAGGTATAACTATAACGGTGCATTAGTTTTCTTATTAGAAGTTGGTGAAAATTGTCAGATAATATGTCGGCGTGATGTAGGATTTCTGGAAACTGCCTGCCGCCGCGCTGTAATTGTATTTATTAAAACCCTTTGTCCATAAATTAGACCCCTGTAGTTTCACTTCGAAGTGCGTAAATCCAATATTTTTTACGAATGGCTGATTATCCAGGCTATATGACAGCGTAAGGTCGCCTAATGTGATATAATCGCCGTTGACAACATATTTATCTGAATATCTGTATACAAAGCTGGGATTACCGCTGTTATAAGTAGCGAGGTTTGGTATATCTGTGTGGTTTTCATCCCCCGGATTTTTCCAGTAGTTGCCAGACCCTGCAAGTGGTCGGAGAACGGAAGGATCAGGCACCGGAACGC contains the following coding sequences:
- a CDS encoding RagB/SusD family nutrient uptake outer membrane protein, whose amino-acid sequence is MHRYSYTLLFLILGCSVFTGCDKYLDIQPKGKTLLSTVNDYDQWLNAPSLANSFGAPFGYTNFMTDNVDFVNAATPPTTPQELLYTWSLQFTSDVVSAPVLWGEHYAHINHYNTVVLGIDMATNGTGSQRRALRAEALLGRSLEYFYLVNEYGNPYDSMTAGKDLAVPFVTSNDVTQTVPGRSTVDEIYKHIIDDTNEALADLPVNNSMNRLRGSRAAAYSLLARIYFYARNYTEASKNAELALNNTQATMINLNGPLPTSDQVGVRPDVIYGRFVLGNFPAALDFMRSFAGNDLRVTRMYYSLDNYQYTTRGATSFIPLQVTPSLQYVNTGTSIQEMKLIIAENAARNGELSVALQQLDDIRKNRFAASSYVPFQSSDKDEVLEEVLLERNHELAFSGLRWFDMRRLDKENRMGTVTRYDANGNVIATLPPHSSRYTLQIPTQVLSFNPGMPQNP